Part of the bacterium genome is shown below.
GTCTCCCTATGCTTCAGGTGCAATAGTTCTCGAATCTCGCTGGCCTTTCGGGGGTTCTGGCAAAATCGCAGGACTTGCTCGGCCACTTGTCCGGTGACTTGTCCGCCGACTTGTACGGTGACTTGTTCGGTTGTCTGGTCCTGACGTTGGCCTGCCTTGACCCCGGGAGCCTCCGCCGCACCTTCGGCGACCAACTGCGCTTTGAATGTGACGATCAGAAAACTCTGCCGTTCCTCGAATGCCGGCGGAGGCGCGCCGTGCTGCTTGCACATGGCGATGACCCGGTTGGTGCCCCGGCCCCAAACCTCCACCGCTCCCGTACGGTGGAACGCGCCGGCAATCAGGGGGTTGGTCGGCTTTGAATCATGCCGCCCCGATAGTTGTTTCACCGTGATCCCGTTGGGAAGGCGTCCGTAGCTTCGGATTTCGATCCGGTCATCGAAGACCACGATGGCGACGTAGCCGGAGTAGTGGGAGTAGTCCCGGTGCATAACGGCGTTGAGAAGGATTTCGCGGAGGGCGTCCAGCGGAACCGGGAACCGATCCTCCCGGAATATCTTCCCCTCGGGAAAGCGCGCGCCCAGGGGCATGGTCCGTTCGAGGAACGCCATGCCTTCGCGCACCATGGCGAAGGCGTTCATGTGCTCCTGCCGGTTGTCCACGATCTCGCCGGTGATCTCGGTGCCCCGGAATCGCCCCATCTTGAGAAGACACTGCGGGTAGTCCGGCAGGAATCTCTTTCCGTAAAGCACCAGGGCGGCCTGTGTGAGGACGCTGTTCGCCCGCAGGCCCAGCCGGTCAAGGATCTCCCCGATGTCGGGGCGGGTGTCCGGCGAAATCCGGCTTTGCTGAATGGCCAACTCGCGCGTTCGCAGGATTTCCTTGCGATCCAGGTCCTTCAGCGCCAGTCCCTCGGCTGGAAGGTTCTCCCAGCGGCGTTTGGCATGGCCGCGCTCGACGAGCAGACGCTCGTATTTGGCCTGCGGCATCCGACGCGTCGTACTCCCCACGCGCTCATAGGCCCGGCCTTCATAGGCGAACGGCCGGGCGTCCCGTGCGGCGTCGGTCGACAAAGCGAGGACTTCGCGGTTTTCCTTGAGCTTGATGCGGTGGATGGAGACGTCGGCGGGAGGCTCGAAGCGATCGGCGGCTTGAGCGACATCGCGGAGCGTCTGATCGGAGACGGTCTGCCCCTCGATGGTGCCTTCCGGCCGGACGCCGAAGAGCACCATGCCACCGGA
Proteins encoded:
- a CDS encoding putative DNA binding domain-containing protein, producing MNAKQLAALVKEGEGSALEFKRSTGELKEGMRTLCAFLNGSGGMVLFGVRPEGTIEGQTVSDQTLRDVAQAADRFEPPADVSIHRIKLKENREVLALSTDAARDARPFAYEGRAYERVGSTTRRMPQAKYERLLVERGHAKRRWENLPAEGLALKDLDRKEILRTRELAIQQSRISPDTRPDIGEILDRLGLRANSVLTQAALVLYGKRFLPDYPQCLLKMGRFRGTEITGEIVDNRQEHMNAFAMVREGMAFLERTMPLGARFPEGKIFREDRFPVPLDALREILLNAVMHRDYSHYSGYVAIVVFDDRIEIRSYGRLPNGITVKQLSGRHDSKPTNPLIAGAFHRTGAVEVWGRGTNRVIAMCKQHGAPPPAFEERQSFLIVTFKAQLVAEGAAEAPGVKAGQRQDQTTEQVTVQVGGQVTGQVAEQVLRFCQNPRKASEIRELLHLKHRETFTDNYLRPLLEKGWLEPTIPSKPRSRMQRYRTTEAGLAASKEPERES